In a single window of the Caproicibacterium sp. BJN0003 genome:
- the hisZ gene encoding ATP phosphoribosyltransferase regulatory subunit produces the protein MKQNHKITPEGTHDLLFEECLARREAERRLTEAFRVRGYHEVMTPGFEYYDVFTQSEAGIGQEVMYKMTDRHGRLIVMRPDSTMPIARLAATRLLNQPRPLRLYYDQPVYRSNPALIGREDENAQAGVELLGADGLRADLEVLTTAVESLFSCVPDFRLELGHAGFFHALAEQLSLSEDRLEDIRSAIESKNYAALDQILDALPASAAVDAMRRLPRLFGGEEVFEEAEKLCETPKAKETLSYLKKLYHAVQDLGLGDRLMVDLGLVQRNNYYTGVVFTAYTEEYGDAVLFGGRYDHLLEHYGCKMPAVGFGVNVDAVTKILLQNDEYPAVQEPQVLVHGDHGQAVAALRRAAKLTAQGICCETSLCETREEALNYAKSRNIPKVEFVEGKE, from the coding sequence ATGAAACAGAATCATAAAATTACACCGGAAGGAACTCATGATCTTTTGTTTGAAGAATGTCTTGCTCGGCGTGAAGCGGAGCGGAGACTGACTGAAGCTTTTCGGGTACGTGGTTATCATGAGGTGATGACGCCCGGATTTGAGTACTATGATGTCTTTACGCAGTCAGAGGCCGGAATTGGGCAGGAAGTCATGTATAAAATGACGGATCGTCATGGCAGATTGATTGTTATGCGCCCGGATTCTACCATGCCCATTGCGCGTCTTGCGGCAACACGGCTTTTAAATCAGCCGCGGCCGCTGCGCCTTTATTATGATCAGCCGGTTTACCGTAGCAATCCGGCTTTAATTGGCAGAGAAGACGAAAATGCGCAGGCGGGGGTGGAGCTTTTAGGAGCCGATGGACTTCGAGCCGATTTAGAAGTCTTGACAACGGCGGTAGAATCTCTCTTTTCTTGTGTGCCGGATTTTCGTCTGGAATTAGGGCATGCAGGCTTTTTCCATGCACTGGCAGAGCAGCTTTCTCTTTCGGAAGATCGCCTGGAAGATATCCGCAGTGCAATTGAGAGCAAAAATTATGCGGCACTCGATCAGATCTTGGATGCACTGCCTGCGTCTGCCGCGGTAGATGCAATGAGGCGGCTTCCACGTCTGTTTGGCGGAGAAGAAGTCTTTGAAGAAGCGGAAAAACTTTGTGAAACACCAAAGGCAAAAGAGACGCTTTCCTACCTAAAAAAGCTTTATCATGCAGTACAGGATCTGGGATTGGGAGATCGCCTGATGGTAGACCTTGGCTTAGTGCAGCGAAATAATTATTATACGGGTGTTGTTTTTACCGCATATACGGAAGAATACGGCGATGCAGTCCTTTTTGGCGGACGGTATGATCATTTACTCGAACATTATGGGTGTAAGATGCCGGCAGTCGGATTCGGAGTGAATGTCGATGCAGTAACGAAAATTCTGCTGCAAAATGATGAATATCCGGCAGTGCAGGAGCCGCAGGTTTTGGTTCATGGAGATCATGGGCAGGCAGTCGCGGCATTGCGCCGGGCAGCAAAATTGACCGCACAGGGAATCTGCTGCGAAACAAGTCTCTGCGAAACACGGGAAGAAGCGCTCAATTATGCAAAATCCCGTAACATTCCCAAAGTGGAGTTTGTGGAGGGAAAAGAATGA
- the hisD gene encoding histidinol dehydrogenase, whose amino-acid sequence MIEVVKEGGKISRRFIEQLKARNASNGKKVDAAVAEILQAVKTQGDKAVLEYTMRFDGAVPNPIEVTHEQMEELKKSCDPDFLKALHDAAENIKDFHQRQKQQSWIEPKKNGVLMGQRIRGLKRVGIYVPGGTAAYPSSVLMNAIPAHIAGVEEIIMMTPPGKGGKPNPAIMAAALEAGVSRVFLVGGAQAIAALAYGTETIPKVDKIVGPGNIYVATAKRQLYGVVDIDMIAGPSEILIVADESANPRFLAADLMSQAEHDPMASAILLTTSEKIADETVKELYEQINTLSRREIIEQSLDHFGAVIICKDLGEAVDFANELAPEHLELCAKDPMEYLGSLDNVGSVFLGNYSPEPLGDYFAGPNHVLPTSGTARFFSPLSVDSFIKKSSFIYYTKDALEPVCDEIITLAKTEGLTAHANSIEVRKPQ is encoded by the coding sequence ATGATAGAAGTCGTTAAAGAAGGCGGAAAAATTAGCCGCAGGTTTATTGAACAATTAAAAGCGCGGAATGCTTCTAACGGAAAAAAAGTAGATGCTGCTGTAGCAGAGATTCTGCAGGCAGTAAAGACACAGGGGGACAAAGCGGTTTTAGAGTATACCATGCGTTTTGACGGTGCTGTTCCGAATCCAATTGAAGTAACGCATGAGCAGATGGAAGAGCTCAAAAAGAGCTGTGATCCCGACTTCTTGAAGGCACTTCATGATGCGGCAGAAAATATCAAGGATTTTCATCAAAGACAGAAACAGCAAAGTTGGATAGAACCTAAAAAGAACGGCGTTTTAATGGGACAGCGGATTCGAGGATTAAAAAGAGTAGGAATCTATGTACCAGGCGGTACAGCAGCATATCCCAGCAGTGTCTTGATGAATGCGATTCCCGCTCATATCGCCGGTGTGGAAGAGATCATTATGATGACACCTCCCGGAAAAGGTGGAAAACCAAATCCGGCAATTATGGCGGCAGCCTTGGAAGCAGGTGTGAGCCGTGTATTCTTAGTGGGCGGAGCACAGGCGATTGCAGCGCTGGCTTACGGAACAGAAACAATTCCCAAAGTAGATAAGATCGTTGGTCCCGGCAATATTTACGTTGCAACTGCAAAGCGTCAGCTTTATGGGGTTGTCGATATTGATATGATTGCGGGTCCCAGTGAGATCCTGATTGTTGCGGATGAATCTGCAAATCCGCGTTTCTTGGCGGCCGATCTGATGAGTCAGGCGGAACACGACCCAATGGCTTCTGCAATTTTGCTGACGACCAGTGAAAAGATCGCAGACGAAACCGTTAAAGAACTGTATGAGCAGATCAACACTCTTTCTCGAAGAGAAATCATTGAACAGTCTTTGGATCATTTTGGTGCCGTGATCATCTGCAAGGATCTCGGAGAAGCAGTTGATTTTGCAAACGAGCTTGCACCGGAACATTTGGAACTTTGCGCAAAAGATCCGATGGAATATCTGGGGTCCCTCGACAATGTGGGAAGCGTATTTCTCGGAAATTATTCTCCAGAGCCGCTGGGTGATTATTTTGCCGGACCAAACCATGTCCTCCCGACCAGTGGAACTGCCCGCTTCTTTTCCCCTCTTTCTGTCGATAGTTTTATTAAAAAATCAAGCTTTATTTATTATACAAAAGATGCTTTAGAGCCTGTTTGTGATGAGATTATTACACTCGCTAAAACCGAGGGACTTACAGCACATGCAAACTCTATTGAAGTGAGGAAACCGCAATGA
- a CDS encoding PolC-type DNA polymerase III gives MNTFQGFFENYIDCEDLPPALCKGELLGLQIDTKNRIISAELSMNETIPREEFYHAEKKISACKELNLSGARLKPHYQNASFSVEYYPNLVVELKRREASINGSLRDSIPTLSDGVLKIELKHGGANLLKTRHADRILSDLIREEFHENIQIEFCGTLHVDGESAAYLEKQNKVQETARRENLVRQAQDYEISMNHQAVELSTQIREGDTLMPTIVLETAREFFGRMPKGKPIPISKVSPDIGSCVIWGEVFSLEIRTTRDNSRKIYSINVTDYTGSITLKVIEAVQNCRTLDTIKKGMTFLIKGDVEYDKYDHEIVMRPRGFATVKQLKVEDKAPVKRVELHLHTCMSSMDGVNSAEDLVRRAAEWGHPAIAITDHGVVQSFPDAMNAAADMKKAGHPIKVIYGMEAYFVNDLVPAVTGHSDRPLSGEFISFDLETTGLSANEERITEIGAVRVKNGEVLENFDTFVDPERPIPGKITELTGITDEMVKGAPKEAEALKMFYEFCGTDAVLVAHNADFDTSFLRKAATRSKMTFDYPYIDTVPMCRSLLKDIKNVKLDTVAKYLKLDPFNHHRACDDAAVLGEILIRLFRRLKEDTKCRTVNEINMALAGGDPKKIPSYHQIILVKNHVGLKNLYKLVSMGHLQYFYRNPRVPKSELMKHREGLLIGSACEAGELYRAIENGQPWSKLLEIASFYDYLEVQPLGNNAFLVREGSVPNIETLQDYNKTIIKIGKKLHKPVVATCDVHFMDPKDGAYRKILMAAKGFDDTDNQAPLYYRTTAEMLKEFEYLGKETAYEIVVTNPNKIADLCEPIRAIPDGIFPPFIDGAEEQLNSICWKRAKQVYGDPLPEIVRARLDRELGSINKHGFSVLYMTAQKLVADSEAHGYLVGSRGSVGSSFVASMSGISEVNPLAPHYICPACKYSKFITDGSVISGFDLPPMDCPVCGTPLNRDGHTIPFETFLGFDGDKTPDIDLNFSGEYQSGAHRYTETLFGKDHVFKAGTIATVADKTAIGYVKKYEEEKNLILNRTEELRLANGCTGVKRTTGQHPGGMVVVPKGYEIYDFCPIQHPANDQKNDNITTHFDFHKIHDTICKLDELGHDVPTIYRYLEEYTGIPVMSVTMSDQQVMSLFHSPEALGVTEEDIDSKTGTFSMPELGTPFVRGMLMDSQPRTFSDLLQVSGLSHGTDVWLGNAQDLIKNGTCNISEVIGTRDSIMTYLLHKGLEPKMAFKIMEITRKGKATKLLTEDHIKAMKEHNVPQWYIDSCFKIKYMFPKAHAAAYMIAALRLGWYKVHRPVEYYAAYFTVRGEDFDGATVMKGKHAVEQKMQEIRMKGKEASAKEEALFDTFQIVNEMLARGIEVLPVDLYHSDARKYLVENGKIRLPFASIGGVGEAAAASLALARREGSYISMDDVQARSKVSKTVIEKLQEAGAMGNLPQSSQMTFF, from the coding sequence TTGAATACTTTTCAAGGCTTTTTTGAAAATTATATTGATTGTGAAGATCTTCCCCCTGCACTTTGCAAAGGGGAACTTCTTGGGTTGCAGATTGATACGAAAAACCGGATTATTTCTGCAGAATTGTCGATGAATGAAACGATTCCTCGAGAAGAATTTTATCATGCAGAAAAAAAGATTTCGGCATGCAAAGAGCTGAATCTTTCCGGCGCTAGATTGAAGCCGCATTATCAAAATGCGAGCTTTTCGGTGGAGTATTACCCGAATCTCGTGGTGGAACTGAAACGTCGGGAAGCAAGCATTAACGGGAGTCTAAGAGATTCAATACCAACACTTTCTGATGGCGTTTTGAAAATTGAATTAAAACACGGCGGTGCAAATTTGCTTAAAACCCGTCATGCGGATCGAATCCTGAGCGACCTAATTCGCGAGGAGTTTCATGAAAATATTCAGATCGAATTTTGCGGCACTCTGCATGTCGATGGGGAGAGTGCCGCCTATTTAGAGAAACAAAATAAGGTACAGGAAACTGCCCGCAGAGAAAATCTTGTGCGCCAGGCGCAAGATTATGAAATCTCGATGAATCATCAGGCGGTGGAACTTTCTACGCAGATTCGAGAAGGCGATACACTGATGCCGACGATCGTTTTGGAAACTGCCCGGGAGTTTTTCGGACGTATGCCAAAAGGAAAGCCGATTCCGATTTCAAAAGTATCACCGGATATTGGGTCCTGTGTCATTTGGGGTGAAGTATTTTCACTAGAAATACGTACGACCCGTGACAACAGCCGTAAAATTTATTCTATCAATGTAACAGACTATACTGGTTCCATTACCTTGAAAGTGATTGAGGCAGTGCAGAACTGCCGTACTTTGGATACGATTAAAAAAGGTATGACTTTTCTCATTAAAGGCGATGTGGAATACGACAAATATGATCATGAAATTGTAATGCGGCCAAGGGGCTTTGCAACAGTCAAACAGCTTAAAGTTGAAGATAAAGCGCCGGTCAAGCGTGTGGAACTGCATTTACATACTTGTATGTCCAGCATGGATGGCGTTAATTCGGCGGAAGATTTGGTGCGCAGAGCGGCTGAATGGGGACACCCAGCAATTGCTATTACGGATCACGGCGTTGTGCAGTCATTCCCGGATGCAATGAATGCTGCCGCCGATATGAAAAAAGCTGGACATCCCATTAAGGTGATTTATGGGATGGAGGCTTATTTTGTCAACGATTTGGTTCCGGCGGTAACCGGTCACAGCGATCGGCCTCTTTCCGGAGAATTTATCAGCTTTGATCTGGAAACGACCGGACTTTCTGCAAATGAAGAACGGATTACCGAAATTGGCGCTGTTCGGGTGAAAAACGGAGAGGTTCTCGAAAACTTTGATACCTTTGTTGACCCCGAACGCCCGATTCCAGGAAAGATTACAGAGCTTACCGGGATTACGGATGAAATGGTAAAAGGGGCACCAAAAGAGGCAGAAGCTCTTAAAATGTTCTATGAGTTCTGCGGAACAGATGCGGTGCTTGTTGCGCATAATGCGGATTTTGATACGTCTTTTTTGAGAAAAGCAGCGACGCGCAGTAAAATGACCTTTGATTATCCTTATATTGATACGGTCCCGATGTGCCGCAGTCTTTTAAAGGATATTAAAAATGTAAAACTGGATACGGTTGCAAAATATTTAAAATTAGATCCGTTTAATCATCACCGCGCCTGCGACGATGCGGCGGTACTTGGAGAGATCCTAATCCGCCTTTTTAGGAGACTAAAAGAGGATACTAAGTGCAGAACGGTAAACGAGATCAATATGGCGTTAGCCGGCGGCGATCCCAAAAAAATTCCTTCTTATCATCAGATTATTTTGGTCAAAAACCATGTCGGACTTAAAAACCTTTATAAATTGGTTTCTATGGGGCATTTGCAGTATTTTTACCGCAATCCGAGAGTCCCGAAAAGTGAACTGATGAAGCATCGGGAAGGCCTTTTGATTGGCAGCGCGTGTGAAGCGGGAGAGCTTTACCGTGCCATCGAAAATGGACAGCCATGGAGTAAACTTTTGGAGATTGCTTCTTTTTATGATTATCTGGAAGTTCAGCCGCTGGGGAATAACGCTTTTCTGGTACGGGAGGGCAGTGTCCCAAATATTGAAACGTTGCAGGATTACAATAAAACGATTATAAAGATCGGCAAAAAGCTTCATAAACCGGTCGTTGCTACCTGTGATGTCCACTTTATGGACCCGAAAGACGGTGCTTATCGAAAGATTTTGATGGCTGCAAAGGGCTTTGATGATACAGATAATCAGGCGCCGCTTTATTACCGTACCACAGCAGAGATGCTCAAAGAATTTGAATATCTTGGAAAAGAGACGGCTTACGAAATTGTTGTGACGAATCCTAATAAAATTGCTGATTTGTGTGAGCCGATTCGTGCAATTCCAGATGGTATTTTTCCTCCATTCATTGATGGTGCTGAGGAGCAGCTGAATTCAATTTGTTGGAAGCGCGCAAAACAGGTTTATGGTGATCCATTGCCGGAGATCGTTCGGGCGAGACTTGATCGAGAGCTTGGTTCCATTAATAAACATGGATTTTCGGTGCTGTATATGACCGCCCAGAAACTGGTTGCTGACAGCGAAGCCCATGGTTATCTGGTTGGTTCCCGTGGCAGTGTTGGCTCCTCCTTTGTTGCGAGTATGTCCGGAATTTCCGAAGTAAATCCGCTCGCGCCGCACTATATTTGCCCTGCCTGCAAATACAGCAAATTTATTACGGATGGCAGTGTCATTTCCGGTTTTGATCTTCCACCGATGGATTGTCCTGTCTGCGGAACACCATTAAATCGCGATGGGCATACGATTCCTTTTGAAACATTTCTGGGATTTGACGGCGATAAGACCCCTGATATTGACTTGAATTTTTCCGGAGAATATCAGTCAGGCGCTCACCGCTATACAGAAACTCTTTTCGGTAAAGATCATGTGTTTAAAGCTGGTACGATCGCAACTGTTGCAGATAAGACTGCAATCGGCTATGTGAAAAAATATGAAGAAGAAAAAAATCTGATTTTGAATCGCACAGAAGAACTGCGCCTTGCAAACGGCTGTACCGGCGTAAAAAGGACAACCGGTCAGCATCCAGGCGGTATGGTCGTTGTTCCCAAGGGATATGAAATCTATGATTTTTGTCCGATTCAACACCCAGCCAATGATCAGAAAAATGATAATATCACGACACACTTCGATTTCCATAAAATTCATGATACTATTTGTAAATTGGACGAGCTGGGGCATGATGTGCCGACAATTTATCGGTATTTGGAAGAATACACCGGAATCCCTGTGATGTCTGTCACCATGAGCGATCAGCAGGTGATGAGTCTGTTCCATTCCCCTGAAGCATTGGGGGTAACGGAAGAGGACATTGATTCTAAGACTGGAACTTTTTCGATGCCGGAACTTGGCACTCCATTTGTGCGTGGAATGCTGATGGATTCTCAGCCAAGAACTTTTTCTGACCTTTTGCAGGTTTCGGGCCTTTCCCATGGTACCGACGTTTGGTTGGGCAATGCACAGGATCTGATTAAAAACGGAACCTGCAATATCAGTGAGGTTATCGGAACGCGTGACAGTATTATGACCTATCTGTTACATAAAGGGTTAGAGCCGAAAATGGCTTTTAAGATCATGGAGATAACCAGAAAGGGCAAAGCAACAAAACTTTTGACAGAAGACCATATTAAGGCGATGAAGGAACATAATGTGCCGCAGTGGTATATTGATTCCTGCTTTAAGATTAAATATATGTTCCCGAAGGCGCATGCAGCTGCTTATATGATTGCGGCGCTGCGGCTCGGTTGGTATAAGGTCCATCGTCCAGTGGAATATTATGCGGCTTATTTTACTGTTCGCGGAGAAGACTTTGACGGTGCGACCGTCATGAAAGGAAAACACGCTGTAGAACAAAAAATGCAGGAAATCCGAATGAAGGGGAAAGAGGCCAGCGCAAAAGAAGAAGCACTTTTTGATACCTTCCAGATTGTGAATGAAATGCTTGCCCGCGGAATCGAAGTTTTGCCGGTGGACCTTTATCACTCCGATGCGCGTAAATATTTAGTCGAGAACGGAAAGATTCGCCTGCCGTTTGCTTCTATCGGAGGGGTAGGCGAAGCGGCTGCTGCTTCCCTTGCTCTTGCAAGAAGAGAGGGATCTTATATTTCGATGGATGATGTGCAGGCTCGCTCTAAGGTCAGCAAGACCGTGATCGAAAAACTGCAGGAAGCAGGCGCAATGGGGAATCTGCCTCAGAGCAGCCAAATGACCTTTTTCTGA
- the hisG gene encoding ATP phosphoribosyltransferase, giving the protein MKPLRIALTKGRLEEKTVEMLEKIGLDCSAVHNKGRRLILPIGNGEIEVVLAKANDVITYVEHGVCDLGVVGKDTILEKGGSYYELLNLGFGKCRFALAGPKGTDFFSGYRAKTIASKYPNVARSYFENKAMDVRIIKIEGSVELAPLLGLSDAIVDIVETGSTLKENGLEVIDTVCTISARLIANTASLKLRKSEIEALVEKMERVKEEQA; this is encoded by the coding sequence ATGAAACCATTGCGGATTGCGCTTACAAAAGGGCGTTTGGAAGAAAAAACCGTAGAGATGCTGGAAAAAATCGGTCTTGATTGTTCTGCGGTACATAATAAAGGGCGCAGATTGATTTTGCCGATAGGAAATGGCGAGATTGAAGTTGTTCTGGCAAAGGCAAATGATGTGATTACGTATGTGGAACATGGTGTCTGCGATCTTGGAGTCGTCGGAAAAGATACGATTCTGGAAAAAGGCGGAAGCTATTACGAGCTTTTAAATCTTGGCTTTGGAAAATGCCGGTTTGCTCTGGCAGGTCCAAAAGGGACAGACTTCTTTTCCGGATATAGAGCAAAGACGATTGCCTCAAAGTATCCAAATGTCGCACGTTCTTATTTTGAAAATAAGGCCATGGATGTGAGAATCATCAAGATTGAAGGCAGTGTGGAATTAGCACCTCTTTTGGGGCTTTCCGATGCGATTGTGGATATTGTGGAAACTGGTTCAACTCTAAAAGAAAATGGTCTTGAGGTGATCGATACCGTTTGCACGATTTCTGCAAGGCTGATTGCAAATACGGCCAGTTTAAAATTGCGCAAGTCTGAGATCGAGGCACTTGTGGAAAAAATGGAGCGGGTAAAGGAGGAACAGGCATGA